DNA sequence from the Brachybacterium sp. P6-10-X1 genome:
GTACCTGCTGATCTGGTTGGTGCTGTTCTCCGTCGCGATGGTGTTCGGGGAGCGCGGGCACGTGGCCGTCGACTTCTTCGCCCGGATGCTGCCCCGCGCCGGGCAGCGCATCACCAACGTGCTCGTCGCGCTGTCCGTCTTCGCCTTCGCCGCACTCGGCCTGGTGTGGGGCGGGCTGCGCGGCATGTCCATCTCCTGGCACCAGGCCATTCCCGGGCTTCCGGTGACCGTCGGTCAGATGTACCTGGCCCTGCCGATCGCCGGCGTCATCATCGCCGTCTTCGCCCTCGATGATCTGGTGCACGCGGCGCGCGGCGGGGACATGCTCGCCGGTGACGACGCGCAGCAGGCCGCCACGATCTCTGCGGCCGAGGCCGGGGAGGCCGACGACGCGGCGACCGGCGGATCCACCACCGGTGGCACGGCGGCCGACGACCTCTCGGCCGACGACTCCTCGACCGAGGACCCTTCGACCGACGGAAAGGGGGCCTGACCATGGATCCCGCCATGATCGCCGGCGTCATCCTGATCGCCGGAGTCGTCGTGCTCATCGGCATCGGCGCCCCCATCGGCATCGCCATCGGCCTGCCGTCCATCCTCGCGCTGGTCGCTGTGATCAGCCCCGACCAGGCCGTGTTCGTCGCCTCGCAGCGCATGTTCACGGGCGCGAGCTCCTTCACCCTGCTCGCGATCCCCTTCTTCGTGCTCGCCGGGTCGTTGATGAACACCGGCGGCATCGCCGGGAAGCTGATCGACGCCGCCAAGGTGCTCGTCGGCCGCATGCCCGGCTCGCTCGCCCAGACCAACGTGGTCGCCAACGCCCTGTTCGGCTCCGTCTCCGGGGCGGCCGTCGCCTCGGCCGCGGCCATGGGCTCCACTCTCGGGCCGCGTGAGCGCAAGGAGGGCTACGACCCATCCATCTCCGCGGCCGTCAATGCCGCCTCGGCGCCCTCGGGCATGATGATTCCGCCGTCGAACACGCTGATCGTCTACTCGCTGGTGTCCTCCACGTCCGTGGCCACGCTGTTCGTGGCGGGCTACGGCCCCGGGCTGGTGTGGGTGCTGGCCTGCATCGCGGTGGTCGCTGTGATCAGCCGCCGTCGGCCGGAGATGCGTGCCCGCGGCGAGCGGGTGCCGCTGGGCCTGGCGTTGACGACGCTGGCGAAGGCGGTCCCGTCGATCTTCATGATCGTCATCGTCATCGGAGGTCTGCTGGCCGGTCTCTTCACCGCCACCGAGTCCGCCGTGATTGCCGTCGTGTACTCCCTGGTGCTGGGGCTGATCTACCAGCAGCTCACGCTCAAGAACCTTCCGGACGTGGTCGCCGGGGCGGCCCGTACCACGGCCGTCGTGATGCTTCTGGTCGCCGTGTCCTCGGCGCTCAGCTGGGTGCTCAGCTACGCCACCATCCCGCAGACCATCTCGGACGCCCTGCTGGGCCTGGCGGACTCCACGACGATCATCCTGCTGCTGATGATGGTGATCCTGCTGATCGTCGGCGCGTTCATGGACCCGACCCCGGCGATCCTGATCTTCACGCCGATCTTCCTCCCGATCGCGCTGGAGCTCGGGGTGGATCCGATCCACTTCGGGCTGATGATCACCTTCAACCTGTCGCTGGGGACGATCACCCCGCCGGTGGGCAACATCCTCTTCGTCGCCGCGAAGGTGGGCGACGTCAGGGTCGAGCCGGTCATCAAGGCGATGATCCCGTTCTTCCTCGCCCTCGTCGTCGGCCTGCTCTTGGTGGTGTTCATCCCGCAGATCACGATGTTCCTGCCGGATGCGCTGGGGATGGTGACCGAAGCGCCCTGACGCGGGGGATGTCCGTGCTGGTGGCGGCCCCGGACCTCGACCCCAGCGGTCGGGACCGGGGCCGCTCGTCACACGAAGGGATTCCAGAACCGCCCGTCGTCGACGACGAGCAGGAGGACGGGGACGGCGACCAGCAGGACGGCCATCCCGATCACGAGCATGTCCGGGACCTGCAGCCGCGAATGCACGAACCACGTGCGACCCTTCCCGCGCCCGAAGCCTCGCAGCTCCATCGCGGCGGAGACCGACTCGATGCGGTCGAAGGTGCCCAGCAGCAGCGGCGTCAGCACCGAGGTGAGGTTCCGGATCCGCAGGCGCAGGTCCACGTCACCCGTGGTGTCCAGGCCGCGCGCCTGCTGCGCCTGGGAGATGGTGCGGAACTCCCGCTGCACATCGGGGATGTATCGCAGGGCCAGGGAGACAGCGTAGGCGATCCGGTAGGGGACTCCGATCCTGGCCAGCGAGGAGGCGAATTCCGGAGGCCGGGTGGTGGCCACGAACAGGAGCACCGAGGGCAGCACCGCGACGTACTTGAGCGTCACGGCAAGCTGGTAGAACAGCTGCTCCGCGGTGACGTCCCAGTGCCAGGGGCCGTCCATGAGCACGTGGCGGGTGCCGAACAGCTCGCTGCCGTACCCGGGGGCGAACAGGAAGATGCCGATGTTGTTCAGGGCCGCGAACACCACGATGAACCACAGGACGACGGCGAGGTCCCGCGCCCGCACCCTCGACAGGCCCCACAGCACGATCGAGCCCACGGAGACCGCCGCCAGGTAGCGCACGTCGAATCCGATCATCGCCCCGAGCACGACACCGAGGGACAGGCCGAGCTTCGAGACGCCCGACAGCGCGTGGAGAGGACCGGGGCGATCGACGTAACCGAGCACCGGGTCGGTCATGTCGCTTCCGCCCGAGCCGCACGGTCGGTCGCGATGAAGCGGTGCACGAGGGTCCTGGCGTCGGTGATCCCGCACCGACGGGCGAGGGCGTGCAGCCCGGTCGTCACGAGGTCCGCAGAAGCGGCGAGCTCCGGATCGGTGAGCACGGCGGCCGGGTGCTGGTCGGCCAGCAGTCGGCCCCCGGAGAGCACCAGCACCCGCTCGGTGTGCTCGAGGGCGAGATGCATGTCGTGGGTGATCAGCACGATGGTGGTCCCGGCCTGATGCAGGGACCTCAGAAAGCGCATGAACTCGGAGTAATGGGCGAAGTCCTGTCCGGCGGTGGGCTCGTCGAGGATCAGCACGTCGGGCTCCAGGGCGAGCACCGCGGCGATGCTCACGCGCTTCTTCTGCCCGTGGCTGAGAGCGGAGATCGGCCAGGAGCGGAACGGGGTCAGCCCGCAAGCCGTCAGCACGGTGGTGGTGCGCCGGGCGATCTCGTCCTCCGCGATGTCGCGAGCGCGCAGGCCGAGGACGATCTCTTCGGTGACCTGGGGTCGGGAGAGCATCTGACCGGGCTCCTGCAGCACGAAGCCGACCTGCTCGCCGCGCTCGGCGAGGCTCCACCCGTGTGCGTCGACCCCACCGATGGTCAGCGTCCCACCGGTGAGCTCCTCGAATCCGCAGATCACACGGGCGAGGGTGGATTTTCCGGCGCCGTTGGAGCCGAGCACCCCGAGCATCTCGCCGCGGGACACGGAGGCGGTGACGTCCTCGAGGGCGACGCGGGTGCGTTCCGGCCCGAGGGGGAGCTCGCAGCGCACCTGGTGCAGGTCCAAGGCGGCGGGGGCGGCGTCGGTGGGCGGTGCGGCCGGTCCCTGGTCCTCCGCGCAGGCCGCGACCCACTCCCGGACGGCGCCGATCTGCTCCTCGGTCAGGTCGATGTCCTCACTGCGCTGAGGATGCTGCGCGGCGGTGACCGGGGTGCCGGCATACCGCAAGGCGGCCACGTGCAGGGGCGGGCGGATGCCGTGCTGCTCCAGCAGCCCCGAGGCGAGGATCTCCTCGGGGGCGGCATCGGCGATGATGCGGCCCTGATCCATCACCACGATCCGGTCGACGTCGCGGTGCAGCACGTCCTCGAGGCGGTGCTCCACCAGGACCACGGTCCGACCGCCGTCGCGGTGGAGATCGTCGATCAGCTCGACGGCGGCGCGCCCGGCCGCCGGGTCCAGGTTCGCCAGCGGTTCGTCCAGCAGCAGCACCTCGACGTCGTCCACCAGCACTCCAGCGATCGCGACACGCTGCTTCTGCCCGCCGGAGAGGTCCTGCGGGGCGTCGCCGAGGCGATCGGGGATCCCGGCCGACTCCGCGGCGCGGGTGATCCGCGCGGGCATCTCTCCGCGGGGGACCTGCTGGTTCTCGAGGCTGAAGGCGATGTCCTCGGCCACGGTGAGCCCGACGAACTGGCTGTTGCTGTCCTGCAGCACGGTGCCGACCACGGCGGCGGTCTCCACCAGCGGCACCGCGGACGGATCCGTGCCCGCCACGCGGACGGTGCCGGTCGCGGTACCGCGGTGGTGATGGGGGATCAGCCCGTTGATCACGCTGAGGAGGGTGGACTTCCCGGAGCCGGAGGCGCCGACTATCGCGATCTTCTCCCCTCGGCGCACCGTGAGGTCGATGTCGTGCAGGGTCGGCTCGGCCTGTGCCCGGTACTGGAAGGAGTAGCCGGACAGGTCGATCAGCGGGGTGTCGTCCCCCTCTGGTCGTGGTCGCCGCGTGGTCACTGGCCGAGGCTCAGCGACCCGGTCCTGGTGCGGGTCCGAGCGTAGATCGACAGGATGATGGTCCCGAGGACGCATGCGGTGATCGTGTTCGAGGCGAAGGCGAACGCCCCCTGCACCCAGACCTTGGTGGCGGGCTCGGAGTAGATCAGCACGTCCCCGAGCGGCGCGATGAGCAGCCAGGCGAGGAGGTTCGCGGCGATCACCGCGAGGCAGAAGCGGGCCGCGACCGCACGGCCGAACTCGCCGTCGGCGATCGCGTGCTTCAGCAGGAGGAGCCCGACGACCAGCCCGAACACGCCGGAGGCCAGCTCCCAGCTGATCCAGACGCCGTAGCCGGTGACGTCGACGAGCAGATGACCGATGAAGCCGGCCAGAGCACCGACGAGGGGGCCGTACAGGACGGCGAACACCGCGAGGATCGCGTACTGGATGTTGATCGAGGTGTTGGGCACGGGGGTCGGGATCGCCGCGAAGCGGCCGAGTACGAAGAAGACGGCGGCGCCGATGCCGATGGCGACCACCTGGGTGACGGGGGAGTGGGTGCGGTTCATGAGACGTCCTTCGGAGGGAGAGGGGCGGTCAGCGCACCGGCACCAGGGTCACGCGCCAGGAGGCGCCGGTGCCGAGCGAGAAAGCGCGGGCGTAGTGGCCACGGTTGATGGCGATCGCCATCCGGTCCAGGGAGTTCACGTACAGCAGGGACTCGCCGACCTCGACGGCGGCGAAGCTGCGCGCGTAGGTGACCTGTGCGGCGTGCACGACCGTGTCGTGGTGATGGACGCGCACGGTGACGCGATCGCCGGGGGAGACGTCGAGTTCGGCGAAGAGAGGGCGGGGGATCGAGGTCCAGAGCGAGCCGTAGCGCACGTCGAGCGTGTCGATGGTGCCGACGACCGTGTCCTGCGAGCGGGCCGGCGCCGTGATCGGCAGCCGCACCATCTGCTCTCGGTCGAGCTCGGGCCCGATGTCGTCGACGTCGGTGGCGCCGGAGGCGAGCCGAGCGCCCGTGAACGCGTAGATGTCGCGGCCGTGGAAGGTGTAGGACTCCTCGGAGCCCGGGCGGCGATGGCGGGTCTCGTCGATCTCCCGCAGCGCGGTGATCTCGAAGATGTCCTCGAGATGGGTCAGCGTCCCATTGTCGGGAGTGACCACGTAGTGGCCGGTGGCGGTGCGAGCGACCACGGACAGCCGGGAGGAGCCGACGCCGGGATCGACCACGGAGACGAAGACGGTGCCCTCGGGCCAGTACTGCAGCACCTGGGCGAGGCGGTACGAGCCCTCCCAGATGTCGTAGGGCGGGATGTTGTGGGTGACGTCGTGGATGCGCAGTGTGGGGTCGACGCCGACGGCGACGCCGTACATCGCGCTGACCGCGCCGTCGTCGAGCCCGAAATCGGACTGCAGGACCAGAGCACTCATGGGGGCAGTATGCGCCGACAGGGGGGCGTCGCACCCGGAGGTCCGACACGTGGCGTCGATTCGGGACACAGGCCCCGGCCCGGGCCGTGCGTCCGCGGCGACCGTGCGACCGCGGCGGCCGTGCGACAGGATAGGGACATGAGGACCACCGAGGAACGCCTGCCCACCGCCCTGCGACTGCTCACCCAGAACATCCGTCAGCACCGGGCGGAGACCCGCCCCGGCCAGAGCGACCACTGGGGAGATCGAGCTCCGGTGCTGGTGGACCTGCTGCACGCGGCCGATGCCGACGTGGTCGGCACCCAGGAGGTGCTGCCCTCCCAGATCGCGACGCTCGACGAGGCCCTCGGGGCGACCCATCTGCGGCTCGGCTTCGGACGCGACGGCGGTGGACGCGGGGAGCACAACCTGCTGTTCCTGCGCCGGGAGCGCTTCGAGGTGCTCGACTGGGACCAGTTCTGGCTCTCCGAGCAGCCTGCATTGATGGGCTCGGTGGGTTGGGACGCCCACTGCCCCCGCATCGCGGTATGGGCGAGGGTGCGGGACCTCCTCGCCGGCGGGGAGCTGGTTCTGGCCGTCACCCACCTCGACCATGCCGGTCATCTCGCCCGGGAGAGGGGCGCCGGGGTCATCGCGCAGCGACTGACGGAGGCGGCCGACGGCGCACCGGTGGTGCTGATGGGCGACTTCAACGCCGCCGGCGGGCAGAGCATCCCGTGGCGCGTGCTGCGCGACGCCGGCTTCGAGGACGCGCACGAGGTCGCCGGCGTCCACGAGGGGGAGGACATCGGCACCTTCCCGGACTACGGGCCGCCGGCGGTCGGCGGGGAGCGGATCGACTGGATCCTCACCCGCGATCTGGCCGTGGACTCTTACGCCGCCTCGGTCCCGGAGCTGGACGGCAGGGTCGCGAGCGACCACGCGACCCTCACCGCGACGGTCACCGCGCGCTGAGCGGGCTCCCGGGTCGGCGCCGTCAGCCGCCCAGCGGCTTCACGGGTCGGCGCGGTCAGCCGCCCAGTCCCCAGGCCTCGGCCAGCAGCTCCAGCCCCTTGATCCGGTCGGAGGGATCGTAGTAATAGGCCGTCAGGATGAGCTCGTCGGCGTCGGTCGCCTCGACGATCTCCTCCAGCTGGCGCACCACGGTCGCGGGGGAGCCGACGGCCTTGATCGACAGCGTCTGGTCGACCTGCTGGACCAGGTGATCGGCAGCGATCTCCTCGATGGGCCGGGGCGGCTGGATCTTCTGCCGCTGGCCGGTGACGACGCCCAGGAACATCTGCTGGAGCGTGGAGAAGTGGCGCTGTGCCTCCTCGTCCGTCTCGGCGACCACCAGGTTCACCCCGACCATGGTGCGGGGCTTCTCGATCTGGGCCGTGGACGCCCCGGCATCGAAGTTCTCGCGATAGGCCTGCAGGGCGTGCAGGTACTGGAACGGCGCGAAGTGCGAGGCGACGGAGAAGGGCATCCCCAGCTGCGCGGCGAGGCGGGCGCCGTTGGCGGTCGAGCCAAGGATCCACATCGGCACCTCGGTGCCGCGGGCGACGTCGGCGGAGATCGGGAGGCCGCCGGTGGACTCCTCGCGCGACCAGTCCCGCATCTGCTCGACCGCCGCGACGAAGGCCTGCGGCTCCGCCGAGGTGCGGGCCAGCAGCTGCGCGGTCAGCTGGTCGGTGCCCGGCGCTCGGCCGAGACCCAGGTCGATGCGGTCTCCGTGGAACTGCACCAGGGTGCCGAACTGCTCGATCACGCTCAGCGGGGAGTGGTTGGGCAGCATGATGCCGCCGGAGCCGACGCGGATCCGCTCGGTCATCGAGGCCGCGCGGTCGATCAGCAGCGAGGTGGCGCTCGAGGCGAGCGAGTTGGTGTTGTGGTGCTCGGCGAACCAGTAGCGCTCGTAGCCGAGACGGTCGGCGGCCTGCGCACCGTCCATGGAGGCGGTGATCGCCTCCCGGGTGCTCATTCCTTCGGAGATCGAGACGAGATCCAGGATCGACAGGGGGACATGCGGTGCGCTCATGCTCGTCAGGCTATCGGCGCGGAGCGCTCGCGGGTCGCGCCGAGGATGAGACGTTCTCGACCTCCCAGCAGGGAAGATCCTGGCAGACGTCCGCGTTGATCACGGCATGAGGCTCTCCCTGCTCGACCGCTCCCGCACGCGTCGGGGCCAGGCCGAGTCAGCGGCCCTGGAGCACTCCGTCCAGCGGGCGATCGCCACCGAGCAGCAGGGATACCACCGGTTCTGGGTGGCTGAGCACCACGCCGTGCCGGGCATCGCGAGCGGCTCCCCGGCGGTGCTGCTGAGCGCGATCGGTGCCCGCACCGCCCGGATCCGCCTCGGCTCCGGTGGCGTGATGCTCCCCAATCACCGGCCGCTCGTGGTCGCCGAGCAGTTCCGCATGCTCGAGGCGCTGTACCCCGGCCGCATCGACCTGGGCCTGGGACGCTCCCTCGGCTTCACCGCCCCGGTGCGCGAGGCCCTCGGGCGCCTGGAGGCCGATCCGGCTTCCTTCGGCCAGGAGATCACCGAGGTGCGCGATCATCTCGAGGGCACCGCGCCCCTCACCGCCCGCCCGGACGACGACGGCGAGGTGCCGCTGTTCGTGCTCGCCACGGGCAGCGGGATGGAGACGGCAGCCGCGCTCGGCCTGCCCGTGGTGATCGGCGGCCCGATCCTGGACGCCCCGGAGCTGTCGGCACGGCTCACCGCCTACCGCCGCGCGTTCCGTCCGCACCGCGGCAGCGTCGCGCAGATCATCGCGTCCGTGGACGCGCTCATCGCCGACACCGACGCCGAGGCCCGCGAGCTCGCGCTGCCGGAGATCTGGGCGATGGCCCGTTCCCGCAGCACCGGGGTGTTCGGCGCGCTCGAGCCGCCCGCCGACATCCGTGCGGCGAGGTGGGAGACCCCGGAGCGCCGCCGCGTCGAGAAGGGACTGGCGACCACGGTCGCCGGCACCGCGGACGCCGTGCGGCGCCGCCTCGAGCGGATCGCCGAGCGCACCGGCGCCGAGGAGATCCTCTCGACCGGCTCGACCTACGACCGCGCCGCGCTCGCGGACTCCGACGCCCGCCTGGCGGCGCTGCTGCGCTGAGCGGCGGGCCTGAGCTGCTCACCGGAGCTGCTCATCCGATGCCCACTGCGACGCGAGCGGAGCCACGAGATGTCGACCGAGGTGAACACCCGGGACTGCGACAACGGGGACACGGGCACGAGCACGATTGTCCTGATCCAGGTGCGACGAATGGCCGGATGACATCCCGCGGTCCCGTCGTCGACCGTGCGGACGGCGTCCTCACGAGGCGCCCTCGGCTGTCTCACAGCGCCTTGCCGGGATTGAGCAGGTGCTGCGGATCGAAGGCCTCCTTCACCCGGTGCTGCAGGGCCCGGGAGGCGGGGGACAGCTCGAGATCGAGCCAGCCGCGCTTGGAGGTGCCGATGCCGTGCTCGCCGCTGATCGTGCCGCCGAGGTCCAGCGCCGTGCGGACCAGTTCGTCGGCCGCGGCGAGGATCGCAGGGGGCAGCTGACCGGAGGGGTTCTCCGGGACGCCGGGCAGCGAGAAGGAAGGATGAAGATTGCCGTCCCCCGCATGGGCGACGGCGGAGGTGCGCACGTCGTGGCGCCGGCCGATCGCCTCCAACTCGGTGAGCAGCTCCGCCAGGCGGGACTTCGGCACCGCCACGTCCTCGCCCAGGCGCGCCCGGCCGCCCCCGGCGGCTCGGCTGGAGCGGCGCAGCTCCCACAGCCGCTCCGCCTCCGCGGCGTCCTCGATCGCATGCACGGCCGCGCCCGCGCCGGCGAGGGCGGCCACCAGGTCGCGCGTCTGCTCCTCGACGCCGTAGCCGTCGAGCTCGACCAGCAGCATCGCGCCGTCACCCTCGGCGATCCGCGACCCGGTGTGCGCATCGATGTCGGCGAGGGTGCCCGCGTCCAGCAGCTCGGTGGCGGCCGGGCGCACGGGGCTGCGGGAGATCGCGCCCACCCCCGCAGCGGCGGCCGACGCCGACTCGAAGCGGGCCAGCACCGTGCGGCGGGCGACCGGGAGCGGACGGATCCGCACGGTGGCGGCCACCACCACGGCCAGGGTG
Encoded proteins:
- a CDS encoding TRAP transporter small permease is translated as MSALRSRGVEVLRWISIGLFAVLVAVVVWQVFARQVLSAPSAWSTTVSQYLLIWLVLFSVAMVFGERGHVAVDFFARMLPRAGQRITNVLVALSVFAFAALGLVWGGLRGMSISWHQAIPGLPVTVGQMYLALPIAGVIIAVFALDDLVHAARGGDMLAGDDAQQAATISAAEAGEADDAATGGSTTGGTAADDLSADDSSTEDPSTDGKGA
- a CDS encoding TRAP transporter large permease, which gives rise to MDPAMIAGVILIAGVVVLIGIGAPIGIAIGLPSILALVAVISPDQAVFVASQRMFTGASSFTLLAIPFFVLAGSLMNTGGIAGKLIDAAKVLVGRMPGSLAQTNVVANALFGSVSGAAVASAAAMGSTLGPRERKEGYDPSISAAVNAASAPSGMMIPPSNTLIVYSLVSSTSVATLFVAGYGPGLVWVLACIAVVAVISRRRPEMRARGERVPLGLALTTLAKAVPSIFMIVIVIGGLLAGLFTATESAVIAVVYSLVLGLIYQQLTLKNLPDVVAGAARTTAVVMLLVAVSSALSWVLSYATIPQTISDALLGLADSTTIILLLMMVILLIVGAFMDPTPAILIFTPIFLPIALELGVDPIHFGLMITFNLSLGTITPPVGNILFVAAKVGDVRVEPVIKAMIPFFLALVVGLLLVVFIPQITMFLPDALGMVTEAP
- a CDS encoding energy-coupling factor transporter transmembrane protein EcfT, producing MTDPVLGYVDRPGPLHALSGVSKLGLSLGVVLGAMIGFDVRYLAAVSVGSIVLWGLSRVRARDLAVVLWFIVVFAALNNIGIFLFAPGYGSELFGTRHVLMDGPWHWDVTAEQLFYQLAVTLKYVAVLPSVLLFVATTRPPEFASSLARIGVPYRIAYAVSLALRYIPDVQREFRTISQAQQARGLDTTGDVDLRLRIRNLTSVLTPLLLGTFDRIESVSAAMELRGFGRGKGRTWFVHSRLQVPDMLVIGMAVLLVAVPVLLLVVDDGRFWNPFV
- a CDS encoding ABC transporter ATP-binding protein, whose product is MTTRRPRPEGDDTPLIDLSGYSFQYRAQAEPTLHDIDLTVRRGEKIAIVGASGSGKSTLLSVINGLIPHHHRGTATGTVRVAGTDPSAVPLVETAAVVGTVLQDSNSQFVGLTVAEDIAFSLENQQVPRGEMPARITRAAESAGIPDRLGDAPQDLSGGQKQRVAIAGVLVDDVEVLLLDEPLANLDPAAGRAAVELIDDLHRDGGRTVVLVEHRLEDVLHRDVDRIVVMDQGRIIADAAPEEILASGLLEQHGIRPPLHVAALRYAGTPVTAAQHPQRSEDIDLTEEQIGAVREWVAACAEDQGPAAPPTDAAPAALDLHQVRCELPLGPERTRVALEDVTASVSRGEMLGVLGSNGAGKSTLARVICGFEELTGGTLTIGGVDAHGWSLAERGEQVGFVLQEPGQMLSRPQVTEEIVLGLRARDIAEDEIARRTTTVLTACGLTPFRSWPISALSHGQKKRVSIAAVLALEPDVLILDEPTAGQDFAHYSEFMRFLRSLHQAGTTIVLITHDMHLALEHTERVLVLSGGRLLADQHPAAVLTDPELAASADLVTTGLHALARRCGITDARTLVHRFIATDRAARAEAT
- a CDS encoding ECF-type riboflavin transporter substrate-binding protein, translated to MNRTHSPVTQVVAIGIGAAVFFVLGRFAAIPTPVPNTSINIQYAILAVFAVLYGPLVGALAGFIGHLLVDVTGYGVWISWELASGVFGLVVGLLLLKHAIADGEFGRAVAARFCLAVIAANLLAWLLIAPLGDVLIYSEPATKVWVQGAFAFASNTITACVLGTIILSIYARTRTRTGSLSLGQ
- a CDS encoding S-adenosyl-l-methionine hydroxide adenosyltransferase family protein is translated as MSALVLQSDFGLDDGAVSAMYGVAVGVDPTLRIHDVTHNIPPYDIWEGSYRLAQVLQYWPEGTVFVSVVDPGVGSSRLSVVARTATGHYVVTPDNGTLTHLEDIFEITALREIDETRHRRPGSEESYTFHGRDIYAFTGARLASGATDVDDIGPELDREQMVRLPITAPARSQDTVVGTIDTLDVRYGSLWTSIPRPLFAELDVSPGDRVTVRVHHHDTVVHAAQVTYARSFAAVEVGESLLYVNSLDRMAIAINRGHYARAFSLGTGASWRVTLVPVR
- a CDS encoding endonuclease/exonuclease/phosphatase family protein, which gives rise to MRTTEERLPTALRLLTQNIRQHRAETRPGQSDHWGDRAPVLVDLLHAADADVVGTQEVLPSQIATLDEALGATHLRLGFGRDGGGRGEHNLLFLRRERFEVLDWDQFWLSEQPALMGSVGWDAHCPRIAVWARVRDLLAGGELVLAVTHLDHAGHLARERGAGVIAQRLTEAADGAPVVLMGDFNAAGGQSIPWRVLRDAGFEDAHEVAGVHEGEDIGTFPDYGPPAVGGERIDWILTRDLAVDSYAASVPELDGRVASDHATLTATVTAR
- a CDS encoding LLM class flavin-dependent oxidoreductase, which codes for MSAPHVPLSILDLVSISEGMSTREAITASMDGAQAADRLGYERYWFAEHHNTNSLASSATSLLIDRAASMTERIRVGSGGIMLPNHSPLSVIEQFGTLVQFHGDRIDLGLGRAPGTDQLTAQLLARTSAEPQAFVAAVEQMRDWSREESTGGLPISADVARGTEVPMWILGSTANGARLAAQLGMPFSVASHFAPFQYLHALQAYRENFDAGASTAQIEKPRTMVGVNLVVAETDEEAQRHFSTLQQMFLGVVTGQRQKIQPPRPIEEIAADHLVQQVDQTLSIKAVGSPATVVRQLEEIVEATDADELILTAYYYDPSDRIKGLELLAEAWGLGG
- a CDS encoding MsnO8 family LLM class oxidoreductase — encoded protein: MRLSLLDRSRTRRGQAESAALEHSVQRAIATEQQGYHRFWVAEHHAVPGIASGSPAVLLSAIGARTARIRLGSGGVMLPNHRPLVVAEQFRMLEALYPGRIDLGLGRSLGFTAPVREALGRLEADPASFGQEITEVRDHLEGTAPLTARPDDDGEVPLFVLATGSGMETAAALGLPVVIGGPILDAPELSARLTAYRRAFRPHRGSVAQIIASVDALIADTDAEARELALPEIWAMARSRSTGVFGALEPPADIRAARWETPERRRVEKGLATTVAGTADAVRRRLERIAERTGAEEILSTGSTYDRAALADSDARLAALLR
- a CDS encoding FAD-binding oxidoreductase encodes the protein MTRTDSSGPARALDDLAVRLRAELGEDAVPTVVEARYGGDRAVPGAPDHRFVLVLPHDVEGVRTTLRRAHETTTPVVPRGAGSGLSGGAVPTDGAIVLGLERLSTIREIDPLDEVAVVEAGVITSDLSAALAPHGFFYAPDPASVGISTIGGNIATNAGGLHCAKYGVTRESVLGLEVVLADGTLLRTGHRSIKGVTGLDLTQLLIGSEGTLAVVVAATVRIRPLPVARRTVLARFESASAAAAGVGAISRSPVRPAATELLDAGTLADIDAHTGSRIAEGDGAMLLVELDGYGVEEQTRDLVAALAGAGAAVHAIEDAAEAERLWELRRSSRAAGGGRARLGEDVAVPKSRLAELLTELEAIGRRHDVRTSAVAHAGDGNLHPSFSLPGVPENPSGQLPPAILAAADELVRTALDLGGTISGEHGIGTSKRGWLDLELSPASRALQHRVKEAFDPQHLLNPGKAL